A window of the Besnoitia besnoiti strain Bb-Ger1 chromosome VI, whole genome shotgun sequence genome harbors these coding sequences:
- a CDS encoding hypothetical protein (encoded by transcript BESB_067220) translates to MLKVIAISCTLLSLLTRADQAGGDDEGDAANTNAEAEDVVTEDSASSGKRWTVTAPVSCDSVIQNTGAAVFKSAALLSLIALAGEMGVDMVDEYAPQGNPRFDDAWETIFTRSFQIIGVLRRVAIGTIACQHTSSAIAAGPEFGYLQKTDQYDFY, encoded by the exons ATGCTGAAAGTTATTGCCATAAGCTGTACGCTTCTATCGTTGTTGACGAGAGCAGACCAAGCTggtggcgacgacgaaggagacgccgcgaacaCCAatgccgaggcggaggatgTGGTGACGGAGGACTCCGCATCAAGCGGCAAGAGATGGACAGTGACGGCTCCAGTGTCCTGCGACAGTGTCATTCAGAATACAGGGGCAGCGGTATTTAAATCTGCAGCACTTCTCAGCCTCATTGCACTGGCGGGAGAAATGGGGGTTGATATGGTGGATGAGTATGCACCCCAAGGCAATCCTCGATTCGATGATGCGTGGGAGACAATCTTCACGCGGTCTTTTCAGATTATTGGAGTCTTGAGGAGGGTTGCCATAG GAACTATCGCTTGCCAACATACATCTTCGGCGATCGCAGCAGGCCCCGAATTTGGCTACTTACAGAAAACTGACCAGTACGATTTCTACTAA